A window of Castanea sativa cultivar Marrone di Chiusa Pesio chromosome 8, ASM4071231v1 genomic DNA:
AACAGATATAAAGTACAAacgaaaaaaatacaaaacagaCCACAAACACTTGATTAGATTCAAGTTAGtccaaaacaaaagtaaaaacatcTTAAACAGAGTATAATAAACTCAAAACAACatgttataagaaataaaacatgtaaacatgaacgcaatgcataaaaaaaatgactatgcatgtgtgtgcatgtgctgATGCATGTGTGTGCAGCAGGTGATGCATAGTGTGTGCCTAGGTGATGCATGACATGGCATTGTGACGCACACAATgggaaaagtgtgtaaaacacacacccaatgatcaaaacatgtcaAGCATGGTTAATCAAGGGTAATCCCAAACATTGGAACTCATTTGAGTccaaaccaacacaaaaatGTCACTTGGACATTTTGTCGAACAAGCATGCAACACAGTTCTACATAAATGAATAATGCATGAACACAAAGAAATATGCCTAAATACATGCTTAGAAttccacaaggggccaacacaaacacaaacacagcaaATGGGACTCAGcccaatcaaaattttgaagaaattttcacaaaaattagaATCCCAACCCATTTTTCAAAAGTCCACAATTTTTAAAACCCTAAGTTAAAAACTGCAGAAATCTAAGACAAAAGTGAAAATAATGTTTAGATAAACATACCTTGAAGtgattttatagaaatttttacTTGAAAGTGATGGGGTTTGAGTGAAAGAGAGTTTGGGGTTGAGAGGGGTTCGAGAGGCAAAGTGAGGGAAATgaagtaatttgaaaaaaatgtcacatctgctacataaaaactgaaaacacgcgTTTTTCGCGGGTTAGAGAGTTGCGAGATTAGTTGTGAGACACATAGAAGCTTTTACGAGAGCTTTTAGTAGTGACACAATCGTGGGACACTCACGAAAGTTTCTGTGTAAACTTGAAAAATTCCAATTTTTGCCTAAAAACATTTCGCGAGTAGAGTTTAGTCGCGAAATACTCAAGAGGTAGTAGCGAGACTCTTTGGATGAAAATGTGactttttaatttcctttaagCATTTTTCACGGGTAGCTCTAAGTCGCGAGAAACTCGCGAAAATGCCTCTGaaccagtttttgaagaaaacacaaaaatgcattttaaaacaaaaacttaaagcacgaaagaaaaaacacactttcaaaaacatataaaaatactcaaaaatctttttggttttgatcgacaagcaattgagtatacacattACATTTAATCATATACAATCACATAAATGAAATAAGtattcattgaacaaagtcttgtgtATTGTGTAtgagtatcaaatgtggaatagtccttagtctagggtgaagcttcaatgattgattcaatcaagtcatacacaactagtactaagtcaagtggaatatctcaattatagaaacgAACATATTTGATCTCCCACATTCATTATGAGAATTTGAGATAGTAAATAAAGgcgaaaatattattttggtccctatattttgaggTCACAGTCGATTTAGTTCTGAcattttgataatagtaaattTGGTCcctgttattttcaacttaGAGTCAACGACGTGTGCATGTGGCACATTGAAGCTGACGtggcaaaaaaaatattattaaaatttttaatagaattttaaaattccatgccagcattaatttttttttttttttcctaaagctcaatttcaaaaaaaaaaaatggtttctcaatttaaagaaagattaaaaaaaaaagttctcatgAAAAAAATTAGCACCTAACAACAATACAACATTACAATTTTTCCTTACATTTTCTCGTACTTTATTgacaatcaaatgcaaaaacaCTGTCTTGATTTTTCTATCTTAAAACCTTCAATTCAAATACATTCTACAACAATATTTCACCTACGTACAATTGTGAAACATccggataaaaaaaaattgaaattttaaaacacaaaatctAGTAAATTTTCATTCGCTAGCAATGACTTTCTTGGTAAccaaatagggaaaaaaaaaaaaaaaaacagatggAAAAAGTTGATTTCATTCTAATTGTTATTTGTTTCTACAAATGaaccaaaaattgaaacaagatttttggttgttttttgttacaaatttgAGATGTATTTCTATGGAAGAGGAAGTAGGAACCCAATCAAAGCTCTCCATGGCAATCAAGCGAATCAAGtatgaaagctcggatttgtgttaaaaacacaagagctgtttagaccccaaattaaaaattacggctcggttgattttactctaacttaaactaagtgtggAATAAAGTAAATGCGAGTGAACAAACAAGAAagctactctaagccatattcaacaaatcacaactgtaaaatgaaagctaaaagagtagggaagagagatgcaaacacaagataatactccgatgtgttatcaaagaggaaaccgaataATTTGGCGAAAAACCTCACCGCCGCCCTCTAAGTAGTAGATCGATCCACTAGATAATAaattgggatacacgaatagcaagaaaccttccaagcctaatctacctagtacacctaagccctccaagctcctactccaacaaggcttctcggaaccgtgtcaTGTCTAGTTTTCTGAatcccgcaatgcgcccgattgcatccgccaaaacttggcttcttccaatgcttcccagtaGCACCAGAACCTCTTCTCTAGAGGGAGATGAACTTTGTTGATTTATGGTACTTCACTACATTAGTTATAATCTCCAAACATCTCTAAAccttttgagaaataattacaacatgctgctaaccctgCAGCTGGAACCCTTTCCTCCCTTTCCCcctaagcactttgtgcatggagAGATGATAATTCGGCTACAAGGTCTTTACATTTCTAAACTTTTGGCTATGCATTTTGAAGTTGTATTTCATATTCTTAGTTGGACTACTTGCTTTGTACTATGCTTTAACTCTAATTGAGTTGTGTAGTCATCTTTGATGTAGAGTATGTTGATTTATTACTTGCTATGCTTATTCGTCAGCATGTTTGGATGGTTAATTCATTGATTGATTGATCATTTTAGTCAAATTATGACTATTGACTTTATGATCATGTTCgatggtttttattattattttttgctgaaaataaaACCTATCAAGGTCTATGGTTTTAATGATACTGTCTCTTGTTTGCTTGATTGGTTTGTAGGCCAAAATGGGGTTTTACCCCTTTCAACCAAACTTTCCAGCATTTTGCCCCCTGTTGAAACTATTTAGAGATATGCCtatgttttgaaactcgatttttagaaaatcgagtttcaatgaaaaactcgatttgGCAAAAATTGAGTTGCTtgaaaaaacttgcatggaactcgagttccatgcaggtttttattttattttatttttattagtttgattgcctataactcgattttctaaaaatcaagcttttcattgaaacttaatttttagaaaatctaGTTTAAAACAGGGACATATCCCTAAATAGCTTCAGATAGAGGGCATTTTGCTAGAACTTTTCAGCAAAAGGGGTATATTCCCATTTTGGCCTTGGTTTGTACTTATTCAAACTATTCGTATCCAGTGGTTTCattgagtttttcaaaaaagataGGTTAAATTTGTTATCTATTGACTCAGTCTTTAGTCTAAGTGTAAGTTGAATTGTTTCTATGTTTCATAGCTTACATTTAATCATTTAGTCTAAATGTCAGATTGCAGACactttatttaactttttgctgaaagtacagATATAAGCTTaaagctaaaagctaaattAAATAGGATTTTGTTAATGAATACTTTAAGAGTAGATGTATCTAATACTTTATTATATAATACATTtctatatttattgaaaaataaacgCAATCTGTAAACATGTAtccaaaaaaacacatacaatcACAATAAATTTGTGCATGTAAGTCAATAAatcattaacacatgtattacttttttctttttttctttttgttgagaaacaaacacacacacacacacacacatatatacaggGGAAGGaagatgagataagggaatacactcataCGCCCACgtattactttttgttataaaaagcATGCGTTATATCTCATAATAAGtatcattttcataataattaacCAAATATAGGTGCATGAATAGAGATAGTTGCTTATACAGAGTATTCTCTTTTTATTGGGAGTCATAAGATTTTTTGGTCGAAATATAATTGGAAtctaaattttatgtttaaggAGGACAAACAATTCAATTGTTTTATCAATTTCTGGATTTAAGAAAAAGGAAGACCTTGCAACTTTCTCAGTGTAGCGATCGAACAATCCATCAATTATCTCATTTCCAAACTGCTTTACAAGTAATCCTTCAAAGGGGGCTCTCAAAAATAAAGCACGCATCGATGGGCTCTGCAAGGTAACATGCTTTTTCTGGTTTTTCAATATTGCCATTCTCTCAAAGCTGAAATACTCACTTCTTTCAACCAATGCCTTCAATTCCTTAGGAGTTGGGAAATAAAGCGGAAAATTGAATGTATCCACTTTTGCTTCATTGACTAATCCCTGCAATTGGAAACCATGATCAATGCCTTATCAAAAGAATAACTTTGTCGTGAAGCAATGTTTTGCTATCAAGGTCGGTTTGATACAATTTTCAACATAAGAAGATGAATTTAATTTGGAATTCATTTATGAGATTTTcacttgtattttttaaaattatatttgtttaaaatttagcaATAGAATTATTCAATAGTTCGATAGTAAAACTCTACTTTAATGAAAAATCTCTTGTAAAGATAGTTTCTTAATGGAAATTAAAACTTTCTAGTAAAGATAGTTTTCGCGTTTTCCTATATTTGGTAGTacatattagaaaaaataagttaaagaaaattgttaaaaatataacttgtttctaatgatttttttttttttttttttttttttgcgaaaaacaactttatctcacaCCACGCTAAAATAAAGGAAGTTAATATGTAATATGGAAACTATTGAAAAGAACTCTATCTCAATTTGAGGTCATtatcaaatataagaaaataagatagttttCCAAAACATACATTTTggaaaacaaaacatttttttagaaaatattaatgttgaaacaaacggagTATTGGCCTTCATAGGCAAAGATATattctatcaaaattaaattaacaataGATTTCAtatcaatcatatatataaaaaaacaaaaaacaacataaacttGACTTGTGCAAATAAGAATAAGTTTAAAGGtaggagagaaaaagagaaggaatcGAAGGATTATTTACTTACCACTTTAGCCATGTCCATTAGGCAAGATCCTATCATATCTATCTCTATACCAGTATGTGAGTCAGAGTTGCTCATAACATCAGGGATGCCTGATAGGAAAAGTGCCAGTAGCCCTCCACTCACAAGCTCTTGTGCTCTAGCAAATAGGATGGACTCCATATCCTTGGCAAATTGAGTTGCATAGGCGTCCTTAACTTCCTTTGGTGCATTTGTGTAGAAAATCCTCCCTTTATTCCATGCAGGTGAAGCTTCATCCATAACATCCACGGGGATGTTTGACAGCCAGTGTACTGCAGAAGAGGAGTGAATAAAATGAAGAGATGCCTTGGGAAACAAGAGGCCATGGAAAGAACCCGGTACCCCGGCCGCAAAGTATTGTCTATTGGGAGGAAGGGACATGAAAAGAGTATTGAAATCATTGGAGACCTGGTCGTTGAAGAACACTACAAAATCTGGGATTTTACTATTTCCTCCTTTTGATATGTATTTGAGTTTAATAGCTTCTACTATGTTTTGCATTGCCCTGAAGGTATTGGGTCCTGTAGAACAACCCAAGTCTGCTATACATATTGGGTTTGGAGAAGTTGGGAAGGCGTTGATGTCAAACTGATTGGCTATGGCCTCATTGATCTTTTCTATGGCAGCTTCCACAATCCCTCTCTACAGCACAAAGTGatgattaacattttttatattgatcatAATAATTAGAATCACGAAAGTTTTatctcaaaataaattaaataaaccaTCAAAGTATCTAACGTAAAAATACTCATCAATTGCAACGTTAAAAACAATTCTTTGATTTACCCATTTGATCCCCAGTTCTCAATGAACATAAGAATTTTAATAAGATAGCCTAGCACAAACCACCCAGCCATTTTCATATAAGTTGTAGTTGCTTCAagaaacaccatttttttttttttgataggaacaAACACCATTAAATGGAGATGTGGTACAAACCCAATAGGAAATAAAATAGATCGAAAAGTATATAACCTGATAGGTGGAGTTTTGAACATAGCTGTCAGGGCCCTCTCCTCCTTTCATTGCCATATGTGTCTTTATGTCTTCAGATGTCTGTTGAAAGCAGTTGTTGTTATAAGAGCATAATGGTTGATGCACTATTTAGGAGAAAGGTGTTCACCAATAAAttatttcttcaattttatCGTCCAAAAGATTCACTTTCAACTTCACAGATTGACCTTGCCAACTTATACTTAAGCACTATAtgctcagaaaaaaaaaaaaaaaaccttagcaGTTAGCAGTTAACACGACACTGCTTGAATGTTTACTTGAAGCAAGGCTTGGAACTAAAAACGTGGAATCccaatatttaaaaaagaaaaaaaaaaaacaaaaacaaaaaaacaaaaagagaagaagagaaagtgGATTCCCGATTATCCCAAAATAAAGAACGTCgatttttaagagagagagagagagagagagcatggaTTGGAAATAGAAAATGTATTTGAGTTTTCAAAAACTAACGTTGGCAGGTTATATGATGGGTTTCCTTCTCCAAAATCTGACTTGACTTGATTCAACTTTGAAAACCCTTAGTTTTGGAAAGTTCCACCAAGTCCGATGACGTTTCTAATGAAAATTGGTTTGAGATCTACCAATTCCAATGATTAATACAATCAAATTGCAGAGATCCGGCGAGATCTCAATAGATCTGGTGAGATTTCTACTGTTGCTGTCTTTCAATCATAACTGGTTTCCCCAAATTTGAACATCACCCAACAAGAATCTGATTTGGCCTCCTTTACTAGTTGACAATAGGTATGGTTCTCCACCACCCGATGGGTTGAGCACTAGGTCGGGTATGGGTTAAGCAC
This region includes:
- the LOC142605522 gene encoding loganic acid O-methyltransferase-like → MAMKGGEGPDSYVQNSTYQRGIVEAAIEKINEAIANQFDINAFPTSPNPICIADLGCSTGPNTFRAMQNIVEAIKLKYISKGGNSKIPDFVVFFNDQVSNDFNTLFMSLPPNRQYFAAGVPGSFHGLLFPKASLHFIHSSSAVHWLSNIPVDVMDEASPAWNKGRIFYTNAPKEVKDAYATQFAKDMESILFARAQELVSGGLLALFLSGIPDVMSNSDSHTGIEIDMIGSCLMDMAKVGLVNEAKVDTFNFPLYFPTPKELKALVERSEYFSFERMAILKNQKKHVTLQSPSMRALFLRAPFEGLLVKQFGNEIIDGLFDRYTEKVARSSFFLNPEIDKTIELFVLLKHKI